A window of the Streptomyces griseochromogenes genome harbors these coding sequences:
- a CDS encoding Mu transposase domain-containing protein, whose amino-acid sequence MLAGRAFSSVEEMNAACAAWVPLRQSKVHGTHGEVIGHRAVRDHTALRPLPRALYVVAQRHLRHVGKDCLVAFDANLYLVPACKVRPRPLVEIRATKSQVTLHCTVSDATGQTLLAVHPRAAGRGARIVDETHWKGLPTGAGRCVTTADALLSPRRSQPLGSGTGPLQALLNRSAAASVEVGRRPLSVYDDLTGTGPFTSPAPTEDTR is encoded by the coding sequence GTGCTGGCAGGCCGGGCCTTCTCCTCCGTCGAAGAGATGAACGCCGCCTGCGCCGCCTGGGTGCCACTTCGGCAGTCGAAGGTCCACGGCACCCACGGCGAAGTCATCGGACACCGGGCCGTGCGCGACCACACGGCTCTGCGTCCGTTGCCAAGGGCCCTCTATGTGGTCGCCCAGCGGCATCTGCGGCACGTCGGCAAGGACTGCCTGGTCGCCTTCGACGCGAACCTCTACTTGGTGCCCGCCTGCAAGGTCCGTCCCCGACCGCTGGTCGAGATCCGGGCCACGAAGTCCCAGGTCACACTGCATTGCACCGTTTCTGACGCCACTGGGCAGACGTTGCTGGCCGTCCACCCACGGGCGGCCGGCCGCGGAGCCCGCATCGTGGACGAGACGCACTGGAAGGGACTGCCCACCGGCGCCGGCCGCTGTGTCACCACCGCTGACGCTCTGCTTTCGCCCCGCCGCAGCCAGCCGCTCGGGTCGGGGACCGGTCCGCTGCAGGCTCTGCTGAACCGGTCCGCAGCCGCAAGTGTCGAGGTCGGCCGCCGTCCGCTGTCGGTCTATGACGATCTGACCGGCACCGGGCCCTTTACCTCACCCGCCCCGACCGAGGACACCCGTTGA
- a CDS encoding condensation domain-containing protein — protein sequence MFPLSTSQQIVWLQQQVVPDSRAYHATAVIDFHGEVNSTVLRKCLVDAVGRHDAMRIQICGEGSAVASQEVVESPHIEIPEHDLRGAEDREGARTELLHRHVHTEFDLRTAPLARWALVRLTEYHWQLFFTEHHLIHDGRSTVGFLTGVLQQYSAELTGRSFTAEPAPPYEEYVAYIATDEYRERVASDVKWWVGTLDGADFGIEFPGLGAQRSELFDHRGAQYRQILSADLMGQVRAVAHKGGLTVFAALLTVYAELCRRYSGKNDLVIGMPMANRPVGFERTVGMMVNTVPVRLAVDPETPCGDVALDAMTAIFDAIDHESAPIQELVKALKRSSKGLGNPLFNFMFGMHDGPCPRVELPGLSVDMQVALGAESTKFDLSVVVMPDKVRHGDHGNHGYELVWEYSTQLFSSKDIELLSAGFEAILRAYLAHPSEPMGTLALTEVAPVRAGRDAPQGHRKTSEARAAVESDVTRPDPAAEGGEPSGSLWLRTFRDILEDDDIYEDTDFFQAGGYSLLVPVLLSHYESLSGWRPPTSLIFKCSSPRELEAASAARHQPTPDLRR from the coding sequence GTGTTCCCGCTCAGCACCTCACAACAAATCGTTTGGCTGCAGCAACAGGTAGTTCCTGATAGTCGCGCCTATCACGCTACCGCGGTTATTGATTTCCATGGTGAAGTCAATTCTACGGTTCTCCGAAAGTGTCTCGTCGACGCAGTCGGCCGACATGATGCCATGCGGATTCAGATATGCGGCGAGGGCTCTGCGGTAGCCTCTCAGGAAGTCGTGGAGAGTCCCCACATAGAGATTCCTGAGCATGATCTGCGGGGTGCTGAGGATCGCGAAGGGGCGCGGACGGAGCTTCTTCATCGGCACGTACACACCGAATTTGACCTGCGGACCGCTCCACTGGCTCGCTGGGCCTTGGTCCGTTTGACGGAATACCACTGGCAGCTCTTCTTTACCGAGCACCACCTGATACATGACGGTAGGTCCACGGTTGGATTCCTTACCGGCGTGCTTCAGCAGTATTCAGCAGAACTGACGGGCCGGAGTTTCACTGCGGAACCTGCGCCTCCCTATGAAGAATACGTAGCGTATATCGCTACCGATGAATACCGTGAGCGTGTCGCTTCTGACGTCAAGTGGTGGGTGGGCACGCTTGACGGCGCGGACTTCGGCATCGAGTTTCCTGGCCTGGGCGCCCAGCGGTCGGAACTGTTCGACCACCGCGGAGCGCAGTACCGGCAGATCCTCTCCGCCGATCTCATGGGCCAAGTGCGCGCAGTGGCCCATAAGGGCGGCCTCACTGTCTTCGCCGCACTGCTGACGGTCTACGCCGAGCTCTGCCGCCGCTACTCCGGTAAGAACGATCTGGTCATCGGCATGCCAATGGCCAACCGTCCCGTGGGGTTCGAGCGTACGGTCGGCATGATGGTCAACACCGTACCGGTCAGGTTGGCCGTCGACCCCGAAACCCCGTGCGGCGACGTGGCACTGGACGCCATGACCGCAATCTTCGATGCGATCGACCATGAGTCTGCGCCGATCCAGGAGCTCGTGAAGGCTCTCAAGCGCAGCAGCAAGGGGCTGGGCAACCCCCTCTTCAATTTCATGTTCGGCATGCATGACGGGCCTTGCCCGAGGGTCGAACTCCCTGGCCTCTCGGTCGACATGCAGGTTGCCCTGGGTGCCGAGAGCACCAAGTTCGATCTCAGTGTCGTCGTCATGCCCGACAAGGTCCGCCACGGAGACCACGGCAATCACGGCTACGAACTGGTCTGGGAATACTCTACGCAGCTCTTCAGCTCCAAAGACATCGAGCTGCTCTCCGCGGGATTCGAGGCCATTCTCCGTGCGTATCTCGCACACCCGTCCGAGCCGATGGGCACCCTGGCCCTTACCGAGGTCGCGCCGGTGCGCGCCGGCCGTGACGCGCCCCAGGGGCACAGGAAGACCAGCGAGGCCAGAGCCGCCGTCGAGTCCGACGTCACCCGGCCCGATCCGGCTGCCGAAGGTGGAGAGCCTTCCGGCTCACTGTGGCTTCGGACGTTCCGCGACATCCTGGAAGACGACGACATCTACGAGGACACCGACTTCTTCCAGGCCGGCGGCTACTCGCTGCTTGTCCCGGTGTTGCTGTCGCACTATGAGTCGCTCTCGGGATGGCGCCCTCCGACCAGCCTGATCTTCAAGTGCTCCTCCCCACGGGAGCTCGAAGCGGCATCAGCCGCGCGCCATCAGCCGACCCCTGACCTCCGGCGTTGA
- a CDS encoding condensation domain-containing protein, producing MTVPQGKASRGPTSLMEMARLTGEFADWHNLHYMAMWLTGELNIAAVHDAWRRVCLRHDVLRRTYVSPEEACTDDDALSEVKLHTAETDAEAIELMRCFIGTPFSLDGPGFSRVAIVQRGERRFLFGIAIDHIINDLASWARIRGDFTDFYNRALAGDTSDVPNTSSSYQSFSSEHRRMFAGAWGKECRDFWHSYTEEFGTFPPPFSVGTGHTDEYRPKVITRELPADAKARLQKFAAQARVTPFAVATAGVLAATREVTSDPLTGIAVNQHGRMLPGTAQTAGLFVQTVPLHLGREVKSPLETAREVFLRTHDVFEYSIPLLVASRYWNETLMEADQAAGLYVSLNEEPPSSHDMPPFTGTEAEYVTLDIPGGKRALDTVVVSWNLYETRPQLVAYYNEARFPSADVEQLLEAAERYLLPSGS from the coding sequence ATGACAGTGCCCCAGGGCAAGGCCTCCCGGGGGCCTACTTCGTTGATGGAAATGGCCCGGCTGACCGGAGAGTTCGCCGATTGGCACAATCTGCACTACATGGCCATGTGGCTGACCGGGGAATTGAATATCGCCGCGGTTCACGATGCATGGCGGCGGGTCTGCCTGCGTCATGACGTGCTGCGCCGGACGTACGTTTCCCCGGAGGAAGCGTGTACGGATGACGATGCGCTGAGTGAGGTGAAACTTCACACTGCCGAAACGGACGCAGAGGCAATCGAGCTGATGCGCTGCTTCATCGGCACTCCCTTCAGCCTGGACGGCCCGGGATTCTCACGCGTCGCCATTGTGCAGCGCGGTGAGCGAAGGTTCCTCTTCGGAATCGCGATCGACCACATCATCAACGATCTGGCCTCCTGGGCCCGAATACGAGGAGATTTCACGGACTTCTACAACCGTGCTCTGGCCGGCGATACCAGCGACGTGCCGAATACGAGCAGCAGCTACCAGAGCTTTTCCTCGGAGCATCGTCGCATGTTCGCCGGCGCGTGGGGCAAGGAGTGCCGGGACTTCTGGCACTCCTACACCGAGGAGTTCGGGACGTTTCCCCCGCCTTTTTCGGTCGGCACCGGGCACACTGATGAGTACCGGCCCAAGGTGATCACCCGGGAACTTCCGGCGGACGCGAAGGCACGGCTGCAAAAATTCGCGGCGCAGGCTCGGGTGACCCCTTTCGCTGTGGCCACCGCTGGCGTGCTTGCGGCCACGCGGGAAGTTACCAGCGATCCGCTGACGGGAATCGCCGTCAACCAGCACGGCCGCATGCTGCCGGGTACTGCGCAGACTGCCGGGCTGTTCGTCCAGACCGTGCCGCTGCACCTCGGTCGGGAGGTCAAGAGTCCACTGGAGACGGCCCGGGAAGTCTTCCTGCGCACTCATGACGTATTCGAGTACAGCATTCCGCTCCTGGTCGCCAGCAGGTACTGGAACGAGACTCTGATGGAGGCGGACCAGGCTGCTGGGCTGTACGTCAGTCTGAACGAGGAGCCGCCGTCCTCGCACGACATGCCGCCCTTCACGGGAACCGAGGCGGAGTACGTCACGCTCGACATCCCCGGCGGGAAGCGCGCTCTGGATACCGTGGTCGTTTCGTGGAACCTGTACGAGACGAGGCCACAGCTCGTCGCGTACTACAACGAGGCCCGCTTCCCCAGCGCCGACGTGGAACAACTCCTCGAGGCGGCCGAGAGGTACCTACTGCCGTCAGGCAGCTAG
- a CDS encoding MbtH family protein, with amino-acid sequence MFDIEGSEFRVVRNNEEQYSIWATHRELPAGWFEVGSRGSKTECLAYIERSWTNMRPASLRRSLSGDEGTAA; translated from the coding sequence ATGTTCGACATCGAGGGATCGGAGTTCCGCGTGGTGCGGAACAACGAGGAGCAGTACTCGATCTGGGCGACCCACCGGGAGCTGCCCGCAGGCTGGTTCGAGGTCGGGAGCCGGGGCTCGAAGACCGAGTGCCTCGCCTACATCGAACGTTCCTGGACGAACATGAGGCCGGCAAGCCTGCGCCGAAGCCTGTCCGGCGATGAGGGGACCGCCGCCTGA
- a CDS encoding acyl carrier protein translates to MSLQDQKAPDRIAALTEIWREVLANPALDENSDLFDNDGSSLHVLQITGRIHDVLGINVKLRHVFSNTSPRSLSDFLESEGRASSGADDANS, encoded by the coding sequence ATGTCCCTGCAGGACCAAAAGGCACCGGATCGTATCGCGGCCCTGACCGAAATCTGGCGCGAGGTTCTCGCCAATCCTGCCCTCGACGAGAACTCGGACCTTTTTGATAACGATGGATCGTCGCTGCACGTCCTGCAGATCACCGGCAGGATCCATGACGTTCTTGGTATCAACGTGAAGCTGCGGCACGTATTTTCCAACACTTCACCGAGAAGTCTTTCGGATTTCCTGGAGAGTGAGGGGCGCGCGAGTTCCGGCGCGGATGACGCCAACTCCTGA
- a CDS encoding endonuclease/exonuclease/phosphatase family protein, with protein MRPKLLKLATWNMGGGILGESHQRNGNPSLDYYAAVLKEYLPDVVCLQEAHDYHGHREGQAEYLARCLEYPYFASFPISESHLADNASLALGILSRFPIRDAVYQQFPNPRLETVSPHGEPWRLHDKGYVVGSIDLGDRTLGLVNGHCFPLQRFGVSPTGPMFTRMWDMLTEDLLASGGAGMAFAAIDANHSRIRELLAGALRPGSYLNAFEGTPTTPKGVQKDHILYGHAMRLLTTTIAATKSDHFYCQVSVLTDGLPNDEPNAQHN; from the coding sequence ATGAGGCCTAAGCTCCTGAAGCTCGCGACCTGGAACATGGGGGGAGGGATTCTTGGCGAGTCTCATCAGCGAAACGGAAATCCGTCGCTCGACTACTATGCCGCAGTCTTGAAAGAGTACCTGCCCGATGTGGTTTGCCTGCAAGAGGCTCATGACTATCATGGACACCGAGAAGGGCAAGCCGAATACCTGGCAAGGTGTCTCGAATATCCGTACTTTGCGTCATTCCCCATAAGTGAATCGCATTTGGCCGACAATGCTTCGCTCGCGCTTGGGATCTTATCTCGGTTCCCTATCAGAGATGCGGTGTACCAGCAGTTCCCCAATCCGCGGCTGGAAACTGTCAGCCCGCACGGCGAGCCCTGGAGGCTTCATGACAAGGGCTATGTGGTCGGATCGATAGATCTGGGTGACCGGACGCTCGGTCTCGTCAATGGGCACTGCTTCCCCTTACAGCGCTTCGGAGTGAGCCCCACCGGCCCGATGTTCACGCGGATGTGGGACATGCTCACGGAAGATCTGCTGGCCAGCGGTGGTGCCGGTATGGCCTTTGCTGCAATTGACGCGAACCATAGTCGGATAAGGGAGTTGCTTGCGGGGGCCTTGCGTCCAGGCAGTTATCTGAACGCGTTCGAGGGAACTCCTACGACACCCAAGGGTGTTCAGAAGGACCATATTCTCTACGGGCATGCGATGCGACTGCTCACTACGACGATAGCAGCGACCAAGTCGGACCACTTCTATTGCCAGGTGAGCGTTCTGACCGACGGGCTCCCGAACGACGAACCTAACGCGCAGCATAACTGA
- a CDS encoding FAD-binding oxidoreductase — protein MTGFTGAFWRNGDTGFDDAAASRLFNHRRPSRRPAVVLRAAHAADVAAGVRLAAAEGWKVAVRSGGHSWAAWSLREDTLLIDLALFTRMSYDPDSATVAVGPAVRGGLDLDPYLAGYGRFFAVGHAPTVGMGGFLLQGGIGWNCRGWGWAAESIESMDVVTADGELVRCSETDNPDLFWAARGSGPGFFGVVTEFRLRTRPRFRELTQSTYVYPVWLAPEVLNWYHMARHDLPSSVELAAVGCTPPGSGSPVLIVDAVSFDGGPVSLAALGTCPVAGKALTANVAQQVDFADLQAAQLRSSPEYHRYFADNAFLAGSASELVPALVPAFTDLPTPKTFTVLGDFTPLLCRRPPDMSLSVQTDLYFAAYVIGETPEEDAWCRSWLDAAMERVAPYSAGCYLGDSDLTVRPDRVMSDAAWSEFQRIRTARDPEGRFPGYLGAPVQ, from the coding sequence ATGACTGGTTTCACCGGGGCCTTCTGGCGGAACGGCGACACCGGGTTCGACGACGCCGCGGCCTCGCGCCTCTTCAATCACCGGCGGCCGTCGCGGCGGCCGGCGGTGGTGCTGCGTGCCGCTCACGCCGCTGATGTGGCGGCAGGAGTGAGACTGGCGGCGGCCGAGGGCTGGAAGGTCGCCGTCCGTTCCGGCGGGCACAGTTGGGCCGCCTGGTCGCTGCGTGAGGACACCCTGCTCATCGACCTGGCCCTGTTCACCAGGATGTCCTACGACCCCGACAGCGCAACGGTGGCGGTCGGCCCCGCAGTGCGCGGTGGCCTGGACCTGGACCCGTATCTCGCCGGCTACGGCCGGTTCTTCGCCGTGGGCCACGCACCCACGGTAGGCATGGGCGGCTTCCTGCTGCAGGGCGGCATCGGCTGGAACTGCCGAGGCTGGGGCTGGGCGGCGGAGTCCATCGAGTCCATGGACGTGGTTACCGCCGACGGCGAACTGGTGCGGTGCTCCGAGACGGACAACCCCGACCTGTTCTGGGCAGCGCGCGGGTCGGGTCCCGGCTTCTTCGGCGTGGTCACCGAGTTCCGGCTGCGTACCCGCCCGCGGTTCCGTGAACTGACTCAGTCCACCTACGTCTACCCCGTCTGGCTCGCGCCCGAGGTCCTGAACTGGTACCATATGGCGCGCCATGACCTGCCGTCGTCCGTCGAACTCGCCGCCGTCGGCTGCACTCCGCCTGGCTCCGGCTCTCCGGTACTGATCGTCGACGCTGTCTCGTTCGACGGCGGCCCGGTGTCGCTGGCCGCGCTCGGCACCTGCCCGGTGGCTGGCAAGGCATTGACCGCCAACGTCGCCCAGCAGGTGGACTTCGCTGACCTACAGGCTGCGCAATTGAGATCCAGCCCCGAATACCACCGCTACTTCGCGGACAACGCCTTCCTCGCCGGTTCCGCCTCCGAGCTGGTTCCGGCACTGGTGCCCGCCTTCACCGATCTGCCGACGCCCAAGACGTTCACGGTGCTGGGCGACTTCACCCCGCTGCTGTGCCGCCGTCCGCCGGACATGTCCCTGTCGGTGCAGACCGATCTGTACTTCGCCGCGTATGTGATCGGTGAAACCCCGGAGGAAGACGCCTGGTGTCGCTCCTGGCTGGACGCAGCCATGGAGCGCGTGGCTCCGTACTCGGCCGGCTGCTACCTGGGGGACAGCGACCTCACCGTTCGACCCGACCGGGTCATGTCCGACGCGGCCTGGTCGGAGTTCCAGCGCATCCGCACCGCCCGTGACCCGGAAGGCCGCTTCCCCGGCTACCTCGGGGCACCCGTGCAGTAG
- a CDS encoding cupin domain-containing protein translates to MDKYKHTVEEGSNFSKHGIDLSVYRHSDPSATVARVQVKRGHFQEFSNERSSYIYYVVSGQGVFYLNGEAVTVRATDLITIPPNTRIYYFGAMEMVLIATPAFDEKDERHVRFISESESPY, encoded by the coding sequence ATGGACAAATATAAACATACGGTCGAAGAAGGAAGTAACTTCAGCAAGCATGGGATCGACCTGTCTGTTTACCGTCACTCCGACCCATCGGCGACAGTCGCTCGTGTACAGGTGAAGCGGGGGCATTTTCAGGAATTCTCCAACGAGAGAAGTTCCTATATCTACTACGTGGTCAGTGGACAGGGCGTCTTCTATCTGAACGGCGAGGCGGTCACCGTCCGCGCCACTGACCTGATCACGATCCCGCCGAATACTCGAATATATTATTTTGGTGCAATGGAGATGGTTCTCATCGCGACACCTGCATTTGATGAGAAGGATGAACGGCACGTCAGGTTCATCAGCGAAAGTGAGAGTCCTTACTGA
- a CDS encoding non-ribosomal peptide synthetase → MSITDDDALLAEHCSRTLASLPSELALPTDRQRPSQASSVMEVHRFEVAPETHVLAAAGETRATLHTMVCAAVATLLTRLGAGADIPIAAPAAARPGAPQGGAAHFFANHLVLRIDTSGDPSLRELLARTREVDRVARAIHDVSAEQLARVVDLKQYAGQNRLVQVIVTVNDEATPGSGLAGTSGFDLAIGVAEHRQDDQGPAGIVGEIAYDTDLFDRATAVSLADRLVRVLTAFSTEPDTALSRVELLSGQERKELLETSGGAERALGEHTLVELFEARVVSTPDAVALVCGEESLTFAELNSRANALAHRLVGSGLRPEEPVAILMHRSAETIVAILATLKAGGCYLPLHLAHPTERMLGVMDAADVRVLLTDAPHADHEATRGTARAVVVTKDAEDGASTGNLDRKPLPDQAAYLMYTSGSTGVPKGILVPHRSAVCLALDSSMKDSVLERMLVQSPLAFDPSTGEIWCPLLRKGQLVIAPPADLDAQVMKGLIKRHGVTGGLFSGGLFKMLTDDAADVFSGMPGVYTGGEVLSPVALRKALQASPGLVVRPQYGPTEATLAVTCHALERADQVPGDVPIGRPMDNRRIYVLDEHLNPVPTGMVGELYLGGEGLARCYAGNPALTAERFVPDPFHGTGARMYRSGDLGRWTRDGVLIFVGRTDEQVKVRGYRIELGEVETVLSWQEGVRKVAVIVRQDQPGNERLVAYVVPSEGRALDLAALAEGARKTLPGYMMPAAIVALPELPLTPNGKLDRRALPAPDYGGGAGCGARTANEERLCAMFAEILGLEDVSVDDGFFSLGGDSLLATRLRTRIRADLGVDIKAQILVRNPTVAELAQLI, encoded by the coding sequence ATGTCGATCACAGACGACGACGCACTGCTCGCAGAGCACTGCTCGCGCACTCTGGCCTCGCTGCCGAGTGAACTGGCACTGCCGACGGATCGTCAGAGGCCGTCTCAAGCTTCGTCGGTCATGGAGGTGCACCGCTTCGAAGTTGCTCCCGAGACCCACGTTCTCGCGGCAGCCGGGGAAACCCGGGCGACGTTGCACACGATGGTCTGCGCTGCCGTCGCCACGCTTCTGACCCGGCTGGGAGCCGGCGCCGATATTCCGATCGCCGCCCCGGCAGCGGCGCGGCCCGGTGCTCCGCAGGGCGGCGCGGCACACTTCTTCGCGAATCATCTCGTGCTCCGGATCGATACGTCGGGCGATCCGAGTCTGCGCGAGCTGCTCGCGCGGACGCGAGAGGTCGATCGTGTCGCCCGCGCGATCCACGACGTTTCCGCGGAGCAGTTGGCCCGGGTCGTCGACCTGAAGCAGTACGCCGGGCAAAACCGGTTGGTTCAGGTCATCGTGACTGTGAACGACGAGGCCACGCCCGGGAGCGGCTTGGCGGGCACGTCGGGGTTTGACCTCGCCATCGGCGTTGCCGAACACCGTCAAGACGATCAGGGACCGGCAGGGATCGTCGGCGAGATCGCTTACGACACCGACCTGTTCGACCGCGCGACTGCGGTTTCGCTGGCGGATCGCCTGGTCCGCGTGCTCACAGCATTTTCCACCGAACCGGACACCGCACTGTCCCGCGTGGAGCTGTTGTCAGGCCAGGAGCGCAAGGAGTTACTGGAGACCTCTGGCGGTGCGGAGCGCGCGCTCGGCGAGCACACACTGGTCGAGTTGTTCGAGGCTCGGGTCGTGTCGACGCCGGACGCGGTGGCGCTGGTGTGCGGAGAAGAGTCGCTGACCTTCGCCGAACTGAACTCCCGGGCCAACGCCCTCGCCCATCGGCTGGTCGGAAGCGGCCTCCGGCCGGAAGAGCCGGTCGCCATCCTGATGCACCGGTCCGCGGAGACCATCGTCGCCATTCTGGCGACGCTCAAAGCCGGCGGCTGCTACCTCCCCCTGCACTTGGCTCACCCGACGGAACGCATGCTCGGCGTCATGGATGCCGCGGACGTCCGGGTACTGTTGACCGACGCGCCGCACGCCGACCACGAGGCGACGCGGGGTACCGCCAGGGCGGTCGTCGTGACGAAGGACGCCGAGGACGGCGCGTCCACGGGTAACCTCGACCGCAAGCCACTGCCCGACCAGGCCGCCTACCTCATGTACACATCGGGCTCGACCGGAGTTCCCAAGGGGATTCTGGTGCCCCACCGCAGTGCGGTGTGCTTGGCGCTCGACAGCTCCATGAAGGACTCGGTGCTGGAGCGGATGCTGGTGCAATCGCCGCTGGCGTTCGACCCGTCAACGGGGGAGATCTGGTGTCCACTGCTCAGGAAGGGGCAGTTGGTGATCGCCCCGCCCGCCGATCTGGACGCACAGGTCATGAAGGGGCTCATCAAGCGCCACGGTGTGACCGGTGGCTTATTCTCCGGCGGCCTGTTCAAGATGCTCACCGATGACGCGGCGGATGTGTTCAGCGGGATGCCCGGTGTGTACACCGGTGGTGAGGTGCTTTCGCCCGTCGCGTTACGGAAGGCACTGCAGGCGTCGCCCGGTCTCGTGGTGCGCCCCCAGTACGGACCTACCGAAGCCACCCTGGCCGTCACGTGCCACGCCCTGGAGCGGGCAGACCAGGTGCCGGGGGACGTTCCCATCGGCAGGCCGATGGACAACAGGCGAATCTACGTGTTGGACGAGCATCTCAATCCGGTACCGACGGGTATGGTCGGCGAGTTGTACCTCGGCGGCGAGGGCCTGGCCCGGTGCTATGCCGGCAACCCAGCTTTGACCGCGGAGCGGTTCGTACCCGACCCGTTCCACGGCACGGGTGCACGGATGTACCGGTCGGGGGACCTGGGCCGCTGGACTCGTGACGGTGTCCTGATCTTCGTGGGCCGGACCGACGAGCAGGTCAAAGTGCGAGGATACCGCATCGAGCTGGGTGAGGTCGAGACCGTTCTGTCCTGGCAGGAAGGGGTCCGGAAGGTCGCCGTGATCGTCAGGCAGGACCAGCCGGGCAACGAGCGTCTCGTGGCCTACGTGGTGCCGAGCGAGGGACGGGCACTGGACCTGGCAGCGCTGGCCGAAGGGGCGCGGAAGACGCTGCCCGGATACATGATGCCCGCCGCCATCGTCGCGCTGCCTGAGCTTCCACTGACGCCGAACGGCAAGCTGGACCGCAGGGCTCTGCCAGCGCCGGACTACGGCGGCGGGGCCGGCTGCGGTGCCCGCACGGCCAACGAGGAACGTCTGTGCGCTATGTTCGCCGAAATTCTGGGCCTTGAAGACGTGAGCGTCGACGACGGGTTCTTCTCACTGGGCGGAGACTCGCTGTTGGCGACTCGGCTGAGGACCAGGATCCGGGCCGATCTCGGTGTGGACATCAAAGCGCAGATACTGGTCCGCAATCCGACCGTCGCCGAGCTCGCGCAGTTGATCTGA
- a CDS encoding MFS transporter, which translates to MTEVAKDLQDIGAETDRPSLWRHRDFMLLWSGQTVSEIGSAVTQVALPLIAVVVLDASTFEVGLLTAATTLAFAVIALPAGAIVDRRAKRSIMIVCDLLRLLIIGSIPLAAAFDVLTMGQLYMAAIAAGVCTVFFDVSYQSYLPSLIRTEDLMAANGKLGTTQSFAQLSGPSLGGGLIGLLGAAGALVADVVSYGVSMLAVTGIRRREEPLPAPTAEEPLRHRIMEGLHFVFSHPILRRVVICTGFGNLFSGMTSALAMVFLVRVLHVNPAMTGLILAGSAIGGIAGGLFADRLATKIGSARIIWVSMLVFSAPQVIAAAAWEGWGALLFPLGWGITGFAFMVYNIAQLSYRQSVTPPALMGRMNAAVRWVVWGTLPLGSVLGGALGTLIGIRPTLLAAFIGTWAAGWFVFFSPLRHMRDIPQTPTI; encoded by the coding sequence ATGACGGAAGTGGCCAAGGATTTACAGGACATCGGGGCTGAAACCGATCGGCCAAGCCTATGGCGGCATCGGGATTTCATGCTGCTGTGGAGTGGCCAGACTGTCAGCGAGATAGGGTCGGCGGTCACGCAAGTGGCTCTTCCCCTGATTGCTGTCGTCGTGCTCGACGCGAGTACGTTCGAGGTCGGTCTGCTGACTGCCGCCACCACGCTGGCGTTCGCGGTGATCGCTCTGCCCGCCGGCGCGATCGTGGACCGTCGCGCCAAGCGCTCCATCATGATCGTCTGTGATCTGCTGCGCCTGCTGATCATCGGCTCGATCCCGCTGGCGGCTGCGTTCGACGTCCTGACCATGGGACAGCTGTACATGGCCGCCATCGCGGCCGGTGTATGCACCGTGTTCTTCGACGTCTCGTATCAGAGCTACCTGCCTTCGCTGATCCGCACCGAAGACCTGATGGCCGCCAATGGCAAGCTCGGCACGACCCAGTCTTTCGCGCAGCTCAGCGGACCGAGTTTGGGCGGTGGGCTGATCGGGCTGCTGGGAGCCGCCGGAGCGTTGGTCGCTGATGTGGTGTCATACGGCGTCTCGATGCTGGCGGTCACGGGCATCCGCCGCCGGGAGGAACCACTGCCCGCGCCAACGGCGGAAGAGCCGCTGAGGCATCGGATCATGGAAGGCCTCCACTTCGTCTTCAGCCACCCGATCCTGCGACGGGTCGTCATCTGCACCGGCTTCGGCAACCTGTTCTCCGGTATGACCTCCGCCCTGGCCATGGTGTTCCTGGTCCGCGTCCTGCACGTGAACCCTGCGATGACCGGACTTATCCTGGCTGGCTCGGCGATCGGCGGGATCGCCGGCGGGCTCTTCGCCGACCGGCTCGCCACGAAGATCGGTTCGGCGCGGATCATCTGGGTGTCAATGCTGGTGTTCAGCGCGCCGCAGGTCATCGCGGCAGCTGCCTGGGAGGGCTGGGGGGCGCTGTTATTCCCGCTGGGCTGGGGCATCACGGGCTTCGCCTTCATGGTCTACAACATCGCCCAGCTCAGCTACCGGCAGTCAGTCACCCCGCCCGCGCTGATGGGCCGGATGAACGCGGCCGTGCGCTGGGTCGTGTGGGGCACGCTGCCGCTCGGCAGCGTCCTCGGCGGAGCGCTGGGAACCCTGATAGGCATACGCCCCACCCTCCTGGCGGCCTTCATCGGCACCTGGGCGGCCGGCTGGTTCGTGTTCTTCTCTCCGCTTCGCCATATGCGCGACATCCCCCAAACCCCAACGATTTGA